In one Anaerolineales bacterium genomic region, the following are encoded:
- a CDS encoding dienelactone hydrolase family protein: MGPETGSLTPPGPVQLHHGTADTSVPHEFSEALYQQVLEAGKEAELYLYPGADHNLSAPFSLAMQRTIQFFDRTLKDM, translated from the coding sequence ATGGGCCCAGAGACCGGAAGCCTCACCCCGCCCGGCCCGGTGCAACTGCATCACGGCACCGCAGACACGAGCGTGCCACACGAGTTCTCCGAGGCGCTCTACCAGCAAGTCTTGGAGGCTGGAAAAGAGGCGGAGCTCTACCTGTACCCGGGCGCCGATCACAACCTGTCCGCGCCGTTCTCTCTGGCGATGCAGCGCACCATCCAGTTCTTCGATCGCACCCTCAAGGACATGTGA